CAACTGGCAACTGTCTCGTTTCCTGCTCCGAGTAGCTCAGAATTAATCTCAAAAGCCGTGCAACAATGGGATGATTGGTATTATCAAACTCATCCCTTGTGGCGAGAATTGAGAAAGCGTTATTTTCTCATCCGGCGCAATTGGATGCGGTAATATGGAGTGAATACTACTAAGGATTCGTTCTTGTCGTGGCAGATTAGTTGATTGAGATTAGTCTGGCATAAAAATAGTGATTCCTTTAAACATTAGGTTTTGATCAACAATAATATAGTGAGAAAGGTCAGGATATTTGTCTTGGAGATAACGATGAAGCCGAATCGCATCTCCACCCGTTAAAACGACGACTGCATCCGATTGTTTTTTCCGCCAAGCAGTGACGTAGTCATGAATTCCACTGATCAGAGTATGAATGATGCCACTAGCGATCGCGCTTGCGGTAGAGGTTGCCCATAAGGGCGGTAACGCATCCGGTACGGTAATTTCAGGCAGGGCTGCTGTCTGTTGTCCTAATGCCCGTAGCTGTAGCCTTAAGCCGGGTAGAATCGCTCCCCCAAGAAAGTCACGTTGTTTCCCCACTGCCGTGTAAGTCAAAGCGGTTCCCCCATCGATCACTAAGACGGGATAACCGTAGGTTTCTCCTGCACCATAAGCACAAAGCGCGCGATCGCTGCCCAATGTCGCATAGGTATTACAAAGAGGAATCTCCTCTCGAGTAATGATGATTTTATGAGGATACGTCTCCCAGAGTTTTGTTTGCTCAGCGACAACAGAAACTAAATAAACGGACACTGGTTCCGAAAGCAATTGAGCAACGTCAGCAGGGAATAAATGCGTGGGTAAACCTATGACTGGTTGTTCTAAATGTGGGCTATGCCAAGTTTGCACGAGTTGATTTTGGTAAAAACATCCCCAATGTAAGCGAGAGTTACCGATAATGAGAGCTAAATTATAATTGGAACGTAAATCAAATAGATTTTGCAAAGTTTTAACTGATTACGACTTTATACGGCGGCAGAATAACGATGTTCAAATCTTGCTATTCTTTATGTAGACATGCATCGTATGTAATTTCTGTCACTCATAAAAATCACTTGAAGGAGCTCAAAAACTTTAATTCTCATGGTTTGAATTGATAGCTTGGTCGCAGTTTCGATTTTAGTTTTATGACAATTAGAAGTTTAGGCAAAAATGCTTAGTAGTCACGCCAGCGCTTTGTCTGATCATTGATCAGAGGTCATTTCACGATTCATTTCAAGGGGTCGTTTGACCAACGGTCAAAGCAGGCGCCTTCCGTTTAGGAAGGCGTAATCTTTGACCACTTATACAATGGATAAACATGCAACTATTTTGGTAGAACGCTAGAAATTATTTTTATGAAGTTTTGTTAAACTCTAAGCGATTCTTGTCATAATAGAAGTGTAGTTAGCTAACTTAATATATTTTTAATCATGTCGAAAGAAAATGTACTGAATTTTTTGTCTGAAGCGGCTAAAGATGAGCAGCTTAAAGAACAATTACAAGCGAGTGCAACCCAAGATGAAGTGGTAAAAGTTGGCCAGGAAGCCGGCTATAACTTTTCCTCTGAGCATGTTGAGGAAGCATTAACGGAATTGCAAAAGCAGCCAGGATTTTTTGGCGCGCTAGCAGAAGCAGTGCTCGAGCTGTTTAGCCCCGCTCATGATGATTATCCAACCATTGGGGTACAACCTTTTAGTGGTGATTCCTATTCCAATCGATAATGATTAGAACTTAGCAGCTTTTCTGAATTGGCTTCGGATTGAACCGTGTTTTCTGCTCGCAATTATTTTAAGATCAAACTTTATTAACTTAAGACACAGAAGACACACTACAGAGCGTTAAAACTCGAACAGATGCGATTGGATTGAGTAGACCTGGTTAAAC
The DNA window shown above is from Cyanobacteria bacterium GSL.Bin1 and carries:
- a CDS encoding NAD(P)/FAD-dependent oxidoreductase; amino-acid sequence: QSETSGLLKLVVHQNGEILGGHILGKNADSLVSLIAIAMAKKIKMKQLATVSFPAPSSSELISKAVQQWDDWYYQTHPLWRELRKRYFLIRRNWMR
- a CDS encoding pantothenate kinase, which translates into the protein MQNLFDLRSNYNLALIIGNSRLHWGCFYQNQLVQTWHSPHLEQPVIGLPTHLFPADVAQLLSEPVSVYLVSVVAEQTKLWETYPHKIIITREEIPLCNTYATLGSDRALCAYGAGETYGYPVLVIDGGTALTYTAVGKQRDFLGGAILPGLRLQLRALGQQTAALPEITVPDALPPLWATSTASAIASGIIHTLISGIHDYVTAWRKKQSDAVVVLTGGDAIRLHRYLQDKYPDLSHYIIVDQNLMFKGITIFMPD
- a CDS encoding Nif11-like leader peptide family natural product precursor, translated to MSKENVLNFLSEAAKDEQLKEQLQASATQDEVVKVGQEAGYNFSSEHVEEALTELQKQPGFFGALAEAVLELFSPAHDDYPTIGVQPFSGDSYSNR